In Prunus dulcis chromosome 2, ALMONDv2, whole genome shotgun sequence, a single genomic region encodes these proteins:
- the LOC117617340 gene encoding uncharacterized protein LOC117617340, whose translation MANQHSSCSSSLGSPVLLVLLLLLVSPTVLAKSRRPISDIETRQKKNQCYADIESGLWGWQCKASLIAKENCAVRCLSSTCYELVYESDPLEEGEKDLVRGQEFKYCMHKLSLGESLEGIKGSFNY comes from the exons atggCGAATCAACATTCTTCATGTTCTTCCTCGCTCGGAAGTCCAGTgcttttagttttgttattgttgttgGTATCTCCCACAGTTCTCGCCAAGTCTCGTCGCCCAATCTCT GATATTGAGACGAGGCAAAAGAAGAACCAATGTTATGCAGATATTGAGAG CGGATTGTGGGGTTGGCAATGCAAGGCTTCTTTGATAGCAAAAGAGAATTGTGCTGTGCGATGCCTTTCTTCAACTTGTTATGAGCTTGTCTATGAGAGTGATCCG CTTGAAGAAGGAGAGAAAGATCTAGTTAGGGGCCAAGAGTTCAAGTACTGTATGCACAA GTTATCTTTGGGAGAAAGCCTTGAGGGTATCAAGGGttcatttaattattaa
- the LOC117618133 gene encoding probable pectinesterase/pectinesterase inhibitor 51, translating into LDTYYAGVLGDGFVASGLTIQNTAGPDVHQAVAFRSDSDLSVIENCEFLGNQDTLYAHSNRQLYKSCNIQGNVDFIFGNSAAVFQDCNILVRPRQQKPEKGENNAVTAQGRTDPAQSTGFVFQNCLINGTEEYMKLYRSKPQVHKNYLGRPWKEYSRTVFINCNLEALITPQGWMPWSGDFALKTLFYGEVGNSGAGSDLSKRVSFSSKIPSERVNTYSVQNFIQGNEWIST; encoded by the coding sequence CTTGACACTTATTATGCAGGAGTTCTTGGTGATGGATTCGTGGCCAGTGGCCTCACAATCCAGAACACAGCAGGCCCTGATGTCCACCAAGCAGTAGCTTTCAGATCAGACAGTGATCTTTCTGTAATTGAGAACTGTGAATTCTTAGGCAACCAGGACACTCTCTACGCACACAGCAACCGCCAGTTATACAAGTCATGCAACATCCAAGGCAACGTTGATTTCATCTTCGGAAACTCAGCTGCGGTTTTCCAAGACTGCAACATCCTCGTCCGCCCTCGACAACAGAAACCCGAGAAAGGCGAAAACAATGCAGTCACCGCCCAAGGCAGAACAGACCCCGCACAGTCGACAGGTTTTGTATTTCAGAACTGCTTGATCAACGGCACGGAAGAGTACATGAAGTTGTATCGCAGCAAGCCCCAAGTGCACAAGAACTACTTGGGGAGGCCATGGAAGGAGTATTCTAGGACAGTTTTTATAAACTGTAACTTGGAAGCTCTTATTACCCCACAGGGATGGATGCCTTGGAGTGGGGATTTTGCTTTGAAAACCCTTTTCTATGGGGAAGTTGGTAATTCTGGAGCTGGCTCTGATTTGTCCAAGAGAGTGTCATTTAGCAGCAAGATCCCATCCGAACGTGTTAATACATATTCTGTGCAGAATTTTATTCAGGGAAATGAGTGGATTTCgacatga
- the LOC117617337 gene encoding probable pectinesterase/pectinesterase inhibitor 51 → MRTQIHNAPNDAMTTHHLRKPIKPIKLPCCSSSPKPKFLFLISMASFLFLALLSLAIFLSLTSAARNHQPPRSHVISPIPQIQQACKATRFPDSCQASLAGLVTNPNTTPIQIIQSAIQVSTDGLQTAQKMVKSILDSSAGNENRTTAAKNCLDVLHNSEYRISLSTDSLSRGSIRNARASMSAALLYQYDCWSALKYANDTQMVNQTMSFLDSLTGKSSNALSMMFSYDNFGKDTKSWAPPKTERDGYWERLEGGGSGQEVRLGVPSGLKADVTVCKEESEKCYRTVQEAVKAAPDNAGAKKFVIRIKAGVYDEIVRVPLEKRNVVFLGDGMGKTVITGSLNVGQPGISTYNTATVGVLGDGFVASGLTIQNTAGPDVHQAVAFRSDSDLSVIENCEFLGNQDTLYAHSNRQLYKSCNIQGNVDFIFGNSAAVFQDCNILVRPRQQKPEKGENNAVTAQGRTDPAQSTGFVFQNCLINGTEEYMKLYRSKPQVHKNYLGRPWKEYSRTVFINCNLEALITPQGWMPWSGDFALKTLFYGEVGNSGAGSDLSKRVSFSSKIPSERVNTYSVQNFIQGNEWIST, encoded by the exons ATGCGCACCCAAATTCATAACGCACCCAATGACGCCATGACCACCCATCATCTTCGAAAACCCATAAAACCCATCAAGCTACCATGTTGTTCTTCATCCCCTAAACCCAAATTCCTCTTTCTCATTTCCATGGcctccttcctcttcctcgCCCTCCTCTCCCTCGCtatcttcctctctctcaccTCCGCCGCCCGCAACCACCAACCGCCTCGCAGCCACGTCATCTCCCCCATCCCTCAGATCCAGCAAGCCTGCAAAGCCACCCGCTTTCCCGACTCATGTCAGGCCTCCTTAGCCGGGCTTGTCACTAACCCGAACACCACCCCAATCCAGATCATCCAGTCCGCCATCCAGGTGTCCACCGATGGCCTGCAGACAGCGCAGAAGATGGTCAAGTCTATCCTAGACTCGTCCGCAGGCAACGAAAACCGCACCACAGCAGCTAAAAACTGCCTCGACGTCCTCCACAACTCCGAGTACCGCATTTCGCTCTCCACCGACAGCCTGTCACGTGGAAGCATTAGAAACGCACGTGCCTCGATGAGCGCCGCGCTGCTCTACCAATACGACTGCTGGTCGGCCCTTAAGTACGCCAACGACACACAGATGGTCAACCAAACGATGTCATTTCTCGACTCCCTAACCGGAAAATCCAGCAACGCCCTCAGCATGATGTTCTCGTACGACAACTTCGGGAAGGACACCAAGTCGTGGGCCCCGCCCAAGACCGAGCGCGACGGGTACTGGGAGCGGCTCGAGGGCGGAGGGTCCGGCCAGGAGGTTCGGTTAGGAGTGCCGTCGGGTTTAAAGGCGGACGTGACGGTGTGCAAGGAGGAGAGCGAGAAATGCTACAGGACGGTGCAGGAGGCGGTAAAAGCCGCACCGGATAACGCGGGAGCGAAGAAGTTCGTGATTCGTATTAAGGCTGGGGTGTACGACGAGATCGTGAGGGTGCCCTTAGAGAAGCGGAACGTGGTGTTTTTGGGCGACGGGATGGGCAAAACAGTAATTACTGGGTCGTTGAATGTGGGCCAGCCCGGAATTTCCACGTACAACACTGCCACAGTCG GAGTTCTTGGTGATGGATTCGTGGCCAGTGGCCTCACAATCCAGAACACAGCAGGCCCTGATGTCCACCAAGCAGTAGCTTTCAGATCAGACAGTGATCTTTCTGTAATTGAGAACTGTGAATTCTTAGGCAACCAGGACACTCTCTACGCACACAGCAACCGCCAGTTATACAAGTCATGCAACATCCAAGGCAACGTTGATTTCATCTTCGGAAACTCAGCTGCGGTTTTCCAAGACTGCAACATCCTCGTCCGCCCTCGACAACAGAAACCCGAGAAAGGCGAAAACAATGCAGTCACCGCCCAAGGCAGAACAGACCCCGCACAGTCGACAGGTTTTGTATTTCAGAACTGCTTGATCAACGGCACGGAAGAGTACATGAAGTTGTATCGCAGCAAGCCCCAAGTGCACAAGAACTACTTGGGGAGGCCATGGAAGGAGTATTCTAGGACAGTTTTTATAAACTGTAACTTGGAAGCTCTTATTACCCCACAGGGATGGATGCCTTGGAGTGGGGATTTTGCTTTGAAAACCCTTTTCTATGGGGAAGTTGGTAATTCTGGAGCTGGCTCTGATTTGTCCAAGAGAGTGTCATTTAGCAGCAAGATCCCATCCGAACGTGTTAATACATATTCTGTGCAGAATTTTATTCAGGGAAATGAGTGGATTTCgacatga
- the LOC117618952 gene encoding SKP1-like protein 1, with protein MASVEMKKITLKSDDGEIFEVEEAVAMQLQTIRHMVEDDCADGPIPLQNVTSNIVAKVIEYCKKHHEEDADGEKNKEDIKNWDIEFMKVDQSTMFDLILAANYLNIKTLLDLTCQTVANMINGKTPEEIREIFNIKNDFTPEEEKEVRNENQWAFE; from the coding sequence ATGGCCTCCGTtgagatgaagaagataacTCTGAAGAGTGACGACGGTGAGATCTTTGAGGTGGAGGAGGCTGTGGCCATGCAGTTGCAGACCATCAGGCATATGGTGGAGGACGACTGCGCCGATGGCCCAATACCTCTGCAAAACGTGACTAGCAACATCGTAGCAAAGGTGATCGAGTACTGCAAGAAGCACCATGAAGAGGATGCTGATGGCGAGAAGAACAAAGAGGACATTAAGAACTGGGATATTGAGTTCATGAAGGTGGACCAGAGTACTATGTTTGACTTAATATTGGCTGCAAACTATCTCAATATCAAGACCCTGCTGGATTTGACCTGCCAGACTGTGGCAAACATGATCAATGGAAAGACACCTGAAGAGATCCGTGAGATCTTCAACATCAAAAATGACTTCACGcctgaagaagaaaaggaggtTCGTAACGAGAACCAATGGGCATTTGAGTGA